The Solea senegalensis isolate Sse05_10M linkage group LG9, IFAPA_SoseM_1, whole genome shotgun sequence genome has a segment encoding these proteins:
- the alg2 gene encoding alpha-1,3/1,6-mannosyltransferase ALG2 isoform X1, which translates to MLRFPDGSSRCYGQLRQHQRFPRSGKEVNTSKGKPVMARVVFLHPDLGIGGAERLVVDAAVALKSQGCSVQIWTAHHDPTHCFSETLDPDLPVVCVGDWLPTSVFGYLHALCAYLRMIYVALYLVFFSGVEYDVIFCDQVSVCIPVLRLSRHRKKVLFYCHFPDQLLTQRTSAVKKLYRAPIDWLEERTTGMADMILVNSKFTAGIFRETFHSLSRVQTDVLYPSLNTITFDQSPSEAQGLQGLLPETTTCLFLSLNRYERKKNLGLALEALAALRSNLTPGQSAGIHLVMAGGYDERVTENVQHYAELKELAAQLHLEDCVTFLRSPSDSLKVALLRGSAAVLYTPSREHFGIVPIEAMYCCCPVIAANSGGPLESVADGETGFLCEPTAEAFSKAMEKLVREPQLCRDMGQAGRRRVQDKFSLQAFSDQLYGYIVRLSQ; encoded by the exons ATGTTACGGTTTCCTGACGGTAGTTCTCGCTGTTACGGACAGCTAAGGCAACATCAGAGGTTTCCAAGATCAGGCAAGGAAGTGAATACATCCAAAGGTAAACCTGT AATGGCGCGGGTGGTGTTCCTCCATCCAGACCTGGGTATAGGTGGAGCTGAGCGACTAGTGgttgatgctgctgttgctcttAAATCTCAGGGATGCAGCGTGCAGATCTGGACAGCTCATCATGACCCAACACACTGCTTCTCTGAAACCCTGGACCCAGACCTGCCTGTG GTATGTGTGGGTGACTGGCTTCCTACTAGTGTGTTTGGCTACCTACATGCCTTGTGTGCTTACTTGAGGATGATCTATGTGGCCCTCTACTTGGTCTTCTTCAGTGGGGTGGAGTATGACGTCATCTTCTGTGATCAG GTGTCGGTGTGTATCCCAGTGCTACGActgtcccgtcacaggaagaaggTCTTGTTTTACTGTCACTTCCCAGACCAGCTGCTCACCCAGAGGACATCAGCTGTGAAGAAACTTTACCGAGCTCCCATTGACTGGCTGGAGGAACGCACTACGGGCATGGCTGATATG ATTTTGGTAAACAGCAAGTTCACtgcaggcatcttcagggagaCTTTTCACAGTCTAAGCAGAGTGCAGACAGATGTCCTGTATCCCTCCCTCAACACAATTACCTTCGACCAGTCTCCCTCTGAAGCGCAGGGTCTGCAAGGGCTTCTCCCCGAGACAACGACCTGCCTGTTTCTCTCACTGAACAGATACGAGAGAAAGAAGAATCTGGGTCTGGCTTTGGAGGCTCTGGCTGCCCTGAGGAGCAATCTTACTCCAGGACAGAGCGCAGGTATTCACCTGGTGATGGCTGGAGGCTATGATGAACGAGTTACTGAGAATGTTCAACATTATGCTGAACTGAAAGAGCTGGCAGCACAGCTCCACTTGGAAGACTGTGTCACCTTCCTTCGTTCCCCCTCTGACTCACTGAAGGTGGCACTGCTGCGGGGCAGCGCAGCCGTGCTCTACACCCCCAGCAGAGAGCATTTTGGGATAGTTCCCATAGAGGCCATGTACTGCTGCTGTCCTGTTATCGCCGCAAACTCTGGGGGGCCCCTGGAGAGTGTGGCAGACGGGGAAACAGGCTTCTTGTGCGAGCCTACAGCCGAGGCTTTCTCTAAGGCTATGGAGAAGCTCGTCAGGGAGCCCCAGCTCTGCAGGGACATGGGACAAgctgggaggaggagggtaCAAGATAAGTTCTCTCTTCAGGCCTTCTCAGACCAGCTGTACGGTTACATTGTCAGACTGAGCCAGTGA
- the alg2 gene encoding alpha-1,3/1,6-mannosyltransferase ALG2 isoform X2 translates to MARVVFLHPDLGIGGAERLVVDAAVALKSQGCSVQIWTAHHDPTHCFSETLDPDLPVVCVGDWLPTSVFGYLHALCAYLRMIYVALYLVFFSGVEYDVIFCDQVSVCIPVLRLSRHRKKVLFYCHFPDQLLTQRTSAVKKLYRAPIDWLEERTTGMADMILVNSKFTAGIFRETFHSLSRVQTDVLYPSLNTITFDQSPSEAQGLQGLLPETTTCLFLSLNRYERKKNLGLALEALAALRSNLTPGQSAGIHLVMAGGYDERVTENVQHYAELKELAAQLHLEDCVTFLRSPSDSLKVALLRGSAAVLYTPSREHFGIVPIEAMYCCCPVIAANSGGPLESVADGETGFLCEPTAEAFSKAMEKLVREPQLCRDMGQAGRRRVQDKFSLQAFSDQLYGYIVRLSQ, encoded by the exons ATGGCGCGGGTGGTGTTCCTCCATCCAGACCTGGGTATAGGTGGAGCTGAGCGACTAGTGgttgatgctgctgttgctcttAAATCTCAGGGATGCAGCGTGCAGATCTGGACAGCTCATCATGACCCAACACACTGCTTCTCTGAAACCCTGGACCCAGACCTGCCTGTG GTATGTGTGGGTGACTGGCTTCCTACTAGTGTGTTTGGCTACCTACATGCCTTGTGTGCTTACTTGAGGATGATCTATGTGGCCCTCTACTTGGTCTTCTTCAGTGGGGTGGAGTATGACGTCATCTTCTGTGATCAG GTGTCGGTGTGTATCCCAGTGCTACGActgtcccgtcacaggaagaaggTCTTGTTTTACTGTCACTTCCCAGACCAGCTGCTCACCCAGAGGACATCAGCTGTGAAGAAACTTTACCGAGCTCCCATTGACTGGCTGGAGGAACGCACTACGGGCATGGCTGATATG ATTTTGGTAAACAGCAAGTTCACtgcaggcatcttcagggagaCTTTTCACAGTCTAAGCAGAGTGCAGACAGATGTCCTGTATCCCTCCCTCAACACAATTACCTTCGACCAGTCTCCCTCTGAAGCGCAGGGTCTGCAAGGGCTTCTCCCCGAGACAACGACCTGCCTGTTTCTCTCACTGAACAGATACGAGAGAAAGAAGAATCTGGGTCTGGCTTTGGAGGCTCTGGCTGCCCTGAGGAGCAATCTTACTCCAGGACAGAGCGCAGGTATTCACCTGGTGATGGCTGGAGGCTATGATGAACGAGTTACTGAGAATGTTCAACATTATGCTGAACTGAAAGAGCTGGCAGCACAGCTCCACTTGGAAGACTGTGTCACCTTCCTTCGTTCCCCCTCTGACTCACTGAAGGTGGCACTGCTGCGGGGCAGCGCAGCCGTGCTCTACACCCCCAGCAGAGAGCATTTTGGGATAGTTCCCATAGAGGCCATGTACTGCTGCTGTCCTGTTATCGCCGCAAACTCTGGGGGGCCCCTGGAGAGTGTGGCAGACGGGGAAACAGGCTTCTTGTGCGAGCCTACAGCCGAGGCTTTCTCTAAGGCTATGGAGAAGCTCGTCAGGGAGCCCCAGCTCTGCAGGGACATGGGACAAgctgggaggaggagggtaCAAGATAAGTTCTCTCTTCAGGCCTTCTCAGACCAGCTGTACGGTTACATTGTCAGACTGAGCCAGTGA
- the LOC122774822 gene encoding phospholipase A and acyltransferase 4-like, whose amino-acid sequence MDRLGKWDSSFSRRQIEQSVFTAEYGDLIEFVNPRLGLSLWGVYVGEGHVAHFGVGDENMTQAACRSFLQQMMPKSSRVLKKTRICAQRITDIKLPLGTRIRVNNNKHNLVPTPQETMMYRCETFLQQEFKYNLMSFNSEHFATFIRYGQAVCNQIPFKKTNEAHVETTQTLQMIVQQRMET is encoded by the exons ATGGATCGTTTGGGAAAGTGGGACAGCTCTTTTTCAAGGCGACAG ATTGAGCAGAGTGTGTTCACAGCAGAGTACGGAGACCTGATTGAGTTTGTCAACCCAAGGCTGGGATTGTCTCTCTGGGGTGTTTATGTCGGAGAAGGTCATGTTGCCCATTTTGGTGTGGGAG ATGAGAACATGACACAGGCAGCCTGCCGCAGTTTCCTGCAACAAATGATGCCCAAGTCCAGCCGTGTTTTGAAGAAGACCAGAATCTGCGCGCAGCGCATTACGGACATCAAATTGCCTTTAGGAACTCGAATCAgggtcaacaacaacaaacacaacctGGTTCCCACGCCACAGGAGACGATGATGTACCGCTGTGAGACATTTCTGCAGCAGGAGTTCAAGTACAACCTGATGAGCTTCAACAGTGAGCATTTCGCCACTTTTATTCGATATGGCCAAGCTGTGTGTAACCAG ATTccatttaagaaaacaaatgaagcacACGTGGAAACCACTCAGACTCTGCAAATGATAGTGCAGCAACGGATGGAGACTTGA
- the sec61b gene encoding protein transport protein Sec61 subunit beta, producing the protein MPGPAASATNVAASSRSPSKTVAPRAAGSTVRQRKATSSGTRSGGRTTGSAGTGGMWRFYTEDSPGLKVGPVPVLVMSLLFIASVFMLHIWGKYTRS; encoded by the exons ATG CCTGGACCAGCAGCAAGTGCAACCAATGTTGCGGCCTCCAGTCGCTCCCCTAGTAAGACAGTGGCTCCCCGCGCAGCAGGCTCCACAGTCAGACAAAG gAAAGCTACTAGCAGTGGTACACGCAGTGGTGGCAGGACCACAGGATCAGCTGGCACTGGTGGCATGTGGCGCTTCTACACAGAAGACTCACCAGGCCTTAAAGT TGGGCCAGTGCCAGTGCTGGTAATGAGTCTGCTCTTCATCGCTTCAGTCTTCATGCTGCACATCTGGGGGAAGTACACCCGCTCCTAA